One genomic segment of Pseudodesulfovibrio sp. JC047 includes these proteins:
- a CDS encoding D-lyxose/D-mannose family sugar isomerase: protein MKRSEINALIADAKEFFTSFQFQLPPWATWTPDQWKGTGHSDVVANQLGWDLTDYGAGDFEKRGLILFTIRNGNLATNHPKKYAEKIMIVRENQICPMHFHWSKTEDIINRGGGNLVIELYGSTPDETFDEAPLTVSVDGFNQTVQPGGKIILTPGESIFLQQGMYHRFYGESGKGHVLVGEVSSVNDDNTDNRFHKSQARFPDIIEDTPPLHLLCTDYPNYI from the coding sequence ATGAAACGAAGCGAAATAAATGCACTGATTGCCGATGCCAAGGAATTCTTCACCTCCTTTCAATTCCAGCTTCCACCATGGGCCACATGGACCCCGGATCAGTGGAAAGGAACCGGCCACAGCGATGTGGTCGCCAACCAGCTCGGCTGGGATCTCACCGACTACGGTGCAGGCGATTTCGAAAAACGGGGACTCATCCTCTTTACCATCCGAAACGGCAACCTCGCGACCAATCATCCCAAAAAATACGCCGAAAAAATCATGATCGTCCGCGAAAACCAGATCTGCCCCATGCACTTCCACTGGTCAAAAACAGAAGACATCATCAACCGGGGCGGTGGCAATCTCGTCATCGAGCTTTATGGCTCCACCCCCGACGAAACATTCGACGAGGCACCGCTCACCGTGTCCGTGGATGGCTTCAACCAAACAGTCCAACCCGGTGGCAAAATCATCCTTACTCCCGGCGAATCCATCTTTCTCCAACAAGGCATGTACCATCGATTCTACGGCGAATCCGGCAAAGGTCACGTCCTCGTCGGCGAAGTCTCATCCGTCAACGATGACAATACCGACAACCGTTTTCACAAATCACAAGCACGCTTCCCGGATATCATCGAAGACACCCCCCCGCTCCACCTCCTCTGTACCGATTACCCCAACTACATCTAG
- a CDS encoding FmdE family protein, producing MNIGEYTFEEFKKKAKQFHGYPAPGLLIGGYMVEAAKARIPEGTLYEAMVETGKCLPDAVQMQTPCSTGNNWMKITLLGRYAVALYDKFTGEGVRVAVDQKKLDKWPEIRGWFMKEKPKAEQNTEKLFQEIEEAGDTICSIQPIVIDKKYIGHGHMSTIETCPVCGEAYPGSDGSICRGCQGEAPYETMGELSCLDDAPDLHAVPVEEAVGKKAAHDMTGIVPGESKGPIMKAGETLDIGDVCRLQRIGKFNVYLEEDLPSDEWVHENDAVKAFAKRIAGKGISYDPNPQEGKINFFAEEPGMLSIDREALSRFNLSPDVMLATRHDGSVMPKGKGVGGSRAIPLYISRDKFSRALTALGHEPVLEILPMKAAKVGILVTGTEVFQGLIEDKFIPIITSKVVQFGCEVIKTEIAPDERDAITAAATSMLDAGCDLIVTTAGMSVDPDDVTRAGLVDAGLTDDLYGVPVLPGTMSLVGKMHSASVLGVPACALFYKTTAFDILLPRVLTGQTITRKMLANLGEGGFCMGCKSCSFPKCPFGK from the coding sequence ATGAATATCGGTGAATACACATTTGAAGAGTTCAAGAAAAAGGCAAAGCAGTTTCACGGCTACCCGGCTCCGGGACTGTTGATCGGTGGATACATGGTCGAGGCGGCCAAGGCGCGCATTCCCGAAGGCACGCTGTATGAGGCAATGGTCGAGACCGGCAAATGTCTCCCGGATGCCGTGCAGATGCAGACGCCATGCAGTACCGGAAACAACTGGATGAAAATCACGTTGCTGGGACGCTATGCGGTTGCCTTGTACGACAAATTCACTGGTGAGGGCGTGCGGGTGGCTGTGGATCAGAAAAAACTCGACAAATGGCCCGAGATTCGTGGCTGGTTCATGAAGGAAAAACCCAAAGCCGAGCAGAATACCGAAAAGCTTTTTCAGGAAATCGAAGAGGCTGGCGATACCATTTGTTCCATCCAGCCGATTGTCATTGATAAGAAATATATTGGCCACGGTCATATGTCCACCATCGAAACCTGTCCGGTCTGCGGTGAAGCCTATCCTGGTTCCGACGGTTCCATCTGTCGCGGTTGTCAGGGTGAAGCCCCTTATGAAACCATGGGCGAGCTGTCTTGTCTTGATGACGCTCCCGACCTGCATGCGGTGCCCGTTGAAGAAGCCGTTGGCAAAAAGGCCGCGCACGATATGACCGGTATTGTCCCCGGCGAATCAAAAGGCCCCATCATGAAGGCCGGTGAGACCCTCGACATCGGCGATGTGTGTCGGTTGCAGCGCATCGGCAAGTTCAATGTCTATCTCGAAGAAGACCTGCCCAGCGACGAATGGGTGCATGAAAACGATGCGGTCAAGGCCTTTGCCAAGCGTATTGCCGGAAAGGGTATCTCCTATGATCCCAATCCGCAGGAAGGCAAGATCAACTTTTTTGCCGAAGAGCCTGGAATGCTCTCCATTGATCGTGAAGCGTTGTCCCGTTTCAACCTGTCGCCTGATGTCATGCTTGCCACGCGTCACGATGGGTCTGTCATGCCAAAAGGCAAAGGCGTTGGTGGTTCTCGTGCCATCCCGCTCTACATTTCCCGTGACAAATTCAGCCGTGCATTGACTGCGCTTGGTCATGAGCCGGTGCTTGAAATCCTGCCGATGAAGGCTGCCAAAGTTGGTATTTTGGTCACTGGTACCGAGGTCTTTCAAGGCTTGATCGAAGACAAATTCATTCCCATCATTACTTCCAAGGTTGTGCAATTCGGATGCGAAGTCATCAAGACGGAAATCGCTCCCGACGAACGAGATGCCATCACCGCAGCCGCCACGTCCATGTTGGATGCCGGTTGTGACCTTATCGTCACCACAGCCGGTATGTCGGTTGATCCCGACGATGTGACCCGCGCCGGATTGGTCGATGCCGGATTGACCGACGATCTCTACGGTGTGCCCGTGCTGCCCGGAACCATGTCGCTTGTCGGGAAAATGCACAGTGCCTCCGTTCTCGGTGTGCCCGCCTGCGCATTGTTCTACAAGACCACGGCCTTCGATATTCTGTTGCCTCGTGTGCTTACCGGACAAACTATCACTCGGAAAATGCTTGCCAATCTCGGCGAAGGTGGATTCTGCATGGGCTGCAAGTCCTGCTCCTTCCCCAAGTGCCCGTTTGGCAAATAG